Genomic segment of Nitrospira sp.:
CATTCGTCGATCTTGTGATGCGAAATCGTTGGTCGGTGATTGACTGGACGAAAGCCGATCAACGAGGAAAGGGCCTCGGGGCGGCGTGTGATTATAAGTGGAGGTGATTGCTTTGACAACCCAGGAGGCAGTTACTATAATGAACCGATTTTTCACCAATGAGTTAGGATTTGCAAAGTCTTATACGCAACTTTTCCATAATCGCTCATATCGATCACGGCAAATCAACCCTCGCTGACCGGCTCCTTGAAGCTACTGGCGCAGTTACTGCCCGAGAGGCCAAAGATCAGATCCTCGACGCCATGGACCTTGAACGGGAACGTGGCATTACGATCAAGGCCCACGCAGTAGCCATCCGGTACAAGGCTCGCGACGGAAAAACCTACGGGTTGCATTTGATCGATACGCCCGGGCATGTTGATTTTACCTATGAGGTCTCGCGGAGTCTGGCCGCCTGCGAGGGGGCACTCTTGCTGGTCGACGCGACACAAGGCGTGCAAGCCCAGACGATTGCCAATGTGAACTTGGCGATGGCGAACAACCTAACCATTATTCCGGTGATCAATAAGATCGACCTGGCGAGCGCAGATGTCGATGGAACGAAGCAGTCGATCTCGGAGGTGTTGCAGCTTGAAGCAGACGACGCCTTACCGATCAGTGCCAAAGAAGGCAAGGGCGTGCCGGAAGTCTTGGAGGCGATCATTGCGCGGGTTCCACCTCCATCCGGAGATCCCCGAGCTCCTCTCAAGGCGCTGATTTTTGATTCCTGGTTCGACAACTATCAGGGCGTGATCGTCCTGACACGTGTGGTTGATGGCTCCATACGGCCTGGCATGAAAATCAAAGTCATGTCGAACGATCGCACGTTTGAAGTCATGGAAGTCGGCCATTTTGCTCCGAAGCGTACCAAAAAGACCGAATTACTGACCGGCGAGGTGGGCTATCTCTGTGCCAATATGCGTGAAGTGGCGGACGTCAAAATCGGTGACACGTTGACTGATGCCATGACGCCTACCCTCGAGCCGTTTCCAGGGTATAAAGAGGTCAAGCCGTTGGTGTTCTGCGGGCTCTATCCCACCGATACGGCTCGGTATGAAGATTTGCGGGATGCGCTGGTCAAGCTCCGGTTGAACGATTCCTCCTTCGCCTACGAACCAGAAACGTCCTTGGCCTTGGGGTTTGGATTTCGCTGCGGGTTTCTTGGCCTGCTGCATATGGAGATCATTCAGGAACGACTAGAGCGTGAGTATAATTTGACGCTCCTCACCACGGCCCCCACCGTCGTGTATCGGGTGATGACGACCAAAGGTGAGGTGTTGGAAGTCATGAATCCCTCACAGCTCCCTGCGCCCAGCAGTATTGAGTCATTCGAAGAGCCGTTTATTCTCGCATCGGTCATCACCCCCGAACGGTATATGGGCGCCATTCTTCAGCTCTGTCAAGAGCGGCGCGGGATTCAGCGCAGTCTGCAATTTCTCGACCCCACGCGCGTGATGATCAGTTACGAACTGCCGCTCAACGAGGTCATTCTCGATTTTTACGATAAACTCAAGTCGCGCACGCAGGGCTATGCGTCGCTGGACTACGAGCTGATCGGCTATCGGGAATCTGATCTCGTCAAAATCGACATTTTGCTGAACGGTGAAACGGTCGATGCCTTGTCCTTCATCACGCATAAAGATCGTTCAGTGCAGCGCGGACGTCAGCTTGCGGAGAAAATGAAGGAATTGATTCCCCGGCAGATGTATGAGATTGCCATTCAGGCGGCCATCGGAAGCAAGATCATCGCCCGCGAGACGATCGGGGCCATGAAGAAGAATGTCCTTGCGAAATGTTATGGTGGTGATATCACGCGGAAGCGGAAATTACTCGAGAAGCAGAAGGAAGGAAAGAAGCGCATGAAAGCGGTCGGCAGTGTCGAAGTTCCACAGGAAGCCTTCCTGGCGATTCTCAAGGTCGGAGAAGAATGAGCCCCGATTCGAATCAACGCAATACGGACAAGTTGTCCGGTGGGTCACGGTCCGGTGAACCGGCCTCACTGGGCAGTACCAAGCTCGCCGACAACGCCGACCAGACTGGGCGGAAGTCGCTCGTTCGAGAGTATGCCGAAGCGATCATCGTCGCCATGTTGTTGGCCTTCGCCATTCGGGTGTTCGTCGTGCAGGCCTTCAAGATTCCGTCCGGATCCATGATTCCGACCCTGCTGATCGGAGATCATATTTTGGTCAGCAAGTTGTCCTATGGCCTGCAGTGGCCGACGGACTGCAAATTGCAATGGAGTTTTCCACCGGTTAATTGTTATACGTCTTCCACCGTCGTCACGTTCGGCAAACCGCAACGTGGTGATATCATCGTCTTTCGGTTTCCCGAGGATGAAGAGAAGGATTTTATCAAGCGCATTGTGGGCTTGCCAGGAGACACGGTTCACCTACGGAACAAAGTAGTCCTGGTGAACGGTCAGCCGCTTGATGACAAAACCTTTACCCAACGCATTGATCCCGGCATCATCGATGGGACGGTCAACCCTCGCGATAATTTTGGCCCAGTGACGGTCCCCGAAGGGTCCTATTTTGTCATGGGCGATAATCGTGACCAGAGCCTGGATAGTCGGTTCTGGGGGTACGTCCGCGAGGAGAAAATCCGCGGCAAAGCGTTCCGTATCTATTGGTCCTGGAATGGACAGGGAAATTGGACGGAGTGGGTACGGTGGGAACGATTCGCCAAAGCCATTCAGTGAAAAAACGAGGCGGTGTCATTATCCCCAAGCAGGAGTCTCAGGGGAAGAGTGATTCGCCTTCATCCACAGTCCTCCGCCAGTATCTGCACCGATTTCCACAGGCCTCCGTCCTCGTCGTCGGTGACTTGATCCTTGATCAGTATGTGATGGGGCGGGTGAGCCGGATCTCTCCTGAAGCGCCGGTTCCAGTCGTGCATGTTGAATCGGAGTCGATCCGATTGGGTGGGGCGGCCAATGTTTACAGCAATATTATGGCGCTTGGAGGGAGAGCATATCTCTGTGGGGTGATCGGAGCGGATGAGAGCGGGAAGCGGTTGCTCAAAGAACTCGGGAATACCAGGGCGAGCCTTGGCGGTGTCGTCACTGATCGTGGGAGACCGACGACCAGAAAGAGTCGGGTCATCGCCCACAACCAGCAGATTGTTCGGTATGACATCGAAGGGCGAAGCGAATTGCGGGCACCGCTTCGACGGAAGATCGTCCGGTATGTTGAGTCAAAACTTCGGGAGCTTTCCTGTATTGTGGTATCGGACTATGCCAAGGGAGTCGTGTCGTCGACCTTGATGGCCGAGATCACTCGTCTGGCGGCGTTGCGCAGAGTTCCGGTCATTGTCGATCCCAAAGTGGAACACTTTAATTTTTATAAAGGGGTCACGGTCATCACGCCGAACCATCTTGAGGCGACCCAAGCGTCGGGCATGCACGGAGATGACAATCAAACGATCAACGAAGCCGGGGCCATGATCCGTCAACGACTGGGGTGTCAGTCCGTTCTGATTACGCGTGGTGAGAAGGGGATGAGCCTCTACCAAGGGGATGGTCGGTCATGGCATCTTCCGACCAAGGCGCGGCAAGTCTACGACGTCACAGGTGCGGGAGATACGGTCATTGGGACGCTGGCGCTGGCCCTTGCAGCCGGGGCCGACATCAAGACCGGGGCGATGATGGCCAACTATGCGGCTGGGATCGTGGTCGGAATGGTGGGGACTGCGACCGTGTCGCCGGCTCAGTTGTCCGAGGCGTTTGGCGATGACTAATACATCGAAAACGGTCACGGTCGTGATTCCAGCCCGATACGGTTCATCCCGGTTTCCGGGGAAGCCGCTGGTCGAGCTGAACGGCAAGCCGATGATTCAGCATGTCTACGAGCAGGCGGCGGCCTGCCGTGCCGTGTCGGATGTTCTGGTCGCAACCGATGATGAACGGATCAAGCGGGCGGTCGAGCGGTTTGGAGGACGTGTCCTCATGGTGACCGGCAATTATCGGACGGGAACCGACCGTGTGGCTGCCGTGGCGCGGATGTTTGCGGGGGATTATTTTGTGGACTTGCAAGGGGATGAGATTCCCTTGACGCCGGAACTGCTGAATGATCTCGTTGAGCCGTTTTTGGAAAGTGGCGTGGGGATGGGAACGCTCAAGCGAGTGATCGATTCGACGGAGGATCTCCTCAATCCTGCCGTGGTGAAGGTGGTGACGAATGCGAAAGGAGATGCGCTCTATTTTTCACGAGCCCCAATCCCGTTCGTCCGCGACGATCCTCAGCAGCAAGCGGTCGGAGGACTCCACTATATCCATCTCGGGCTATACATCTATTCGAAGGACACGTTACTTCGGTTGGCTTCCTTGCCGACCAGCCGCATCGAGGACGCTGAAAAACTCGAACAGCTTCGTGCGCTCGATCATGGCATGCGCATCCGCGTGTGGGAAACGAAGCATGCCTCCCTGAGGGTGGATCGTCCGGAGGACGTCCCGGACGTGGCGGAACGGCTTCAGCAGTATGAGTCGGTCAGGCGTGAGCTGAAAAGCAGCGGAGTGTTTTTTAAAACATGAGGTGTACGGCTGGGATGGGGCGGCCTGATGTCCAGGAGAGAGGAGAGCCATGAATAAATTTATTTTTGTGACCGGCGGAGTGGTCTCATCGCTTGGGAAAGGACTGGCATCGGCCTCCATTGGAAACCTCCTCGAAAGCCGTGGGCTGAAGATCACGTTTCTCAAGCTGGATCCCTACATCAATGTCGATCCCGGGACGATGAATCCCTACCAGCATGGTGAAGTGTTTG
This window contains:
- the lepA gene encoding elongation factor 4 — translated: MQSLIRNFSIIAHIDHGKSTLADRLLEATGAVTAREAKDQILDAMDLERERGITIKAHAVAIRYKARDGKTYGLHLIDTPGHVDFTYEVSRSLAACEGALLLVDATQGVQAQTIANVNLAMANNLTIIPVINKIDLASADVDGTKQSISEVLQLEADDALPISAKEGKGVPEVLEAIIARVPPPSGDPRAPLKALIFDSWFDNYQGVIVLTRVVDGSIRPGMKIKVMSNDRTFEVMEVGHFAPKRTKKTELLTGEVGYLCANMREVADVKIGDTLTDAMTPTLEPFPGYKEVKPLVFCGLYPTDTARYEDLRDALVKLRLNDSSFAYEPETSLALGFGFRCGFLGLLHMEIIQERLEREYNLTLLTTAPTVVYRVMTTKGEVLEVMNPSQLPAPSSIESFEEPFILASVITPERYMGAILQLCQERRGIQRSLQFLDPTRVMISYELPLNEVILDFYDKLKSRTQGYASLDYELIGYRESDLVKIDILLNGETVDALSFITHKDRSVQRGRQLAEKMKELIPRQMYEIAIQAAIGSKIIARETIGAMKKNVLAKCYGGDITRKRKLLEKQKEGKKRMKAVGSVEVPQEAFLAILKVGEE
- the lepB gene encoding signal peptidase I; this translates as MSPDSNQRNTDKLSGGSRSGEPASLGSTKLADNADQTGRKSLVREYAEAIIVAMLLAFAIRVFVVQAFKIPSGSMIPTLLIGDHILVSKLSYGLQWPTDCKLQWSFPPVNCYTSSTVVTFGKPQRGDIIVFRFPEDEEKDFIKRIVGLPGDTVHLRNKVVLVNGQPLDDKTFTQRIDPGIIDGTVNPRDNFGPVTVPEGSYFVMGDNRDQSLDSRFWGYVREEKIRGKAFRIYWSWNGQGNWTEWVRWERFAKAIQ
- the rfaE1 gene encoding D-glycero-beta-D-manno-heptose-7-phosphate kinase — translated: MGTIRQSHSVKKRGGVIIPKQESQGKSDSPSSTVLRQYLHRFPQASVLVVGDLILDQYVMGRVSRISPEAPVPVVHVESESIRLGGAANVYSNIMALGGRAYLCGVIGADESGKRLLKELGNTRASLGGVVTDRGRPTTRKSRVIAHNQQIVRYDIEGRSELRAPLRRKIVRYVESKLRELSCIVVSDYAKGVVSSTLMAEITRLAALRRVPVIVDPKVEHFNFYKGVTVITPNHLEATQASGMHGDDNQTINEAGAMIRQRLGCQSVLITRGEKGMSLYQGDGRSWHLPTKARQVYDVTGAGDTVIGTLALALAAGADIKTGAMMANYAAGIVVGMVGTATVSPAQLSEAFGDD
- the kdsB gene encoding 3-deoxy-manno-octulosonate cytidylyltransferase; amino-acid sequence: MTNTSKTVTVVIPARYGSSRFPGKPLVELNGKPMIQHVYEQAAACRAVSDVLVATDDERIKRAVERFGGRVLMVTGNYRTGTDRVAAVARMFAGDYFVDLQGDEIPLTPELLNDLVEPFLESGVGMGTLKRVIDSTEDLLNPAVVKVVTNAKGDALYFSRAPIPFVRDDPQQQAVGGLHYIHLGLYIYSKDTLLRLASLPTSRIEDAEKLEQLRALDHGMRIRVWETKHASLRVDRPEDVPDVAERLQQYESVRRELKSSGVFFKT